In a single window of the Bacillus mycoides genome:
- a CDS encoding Nramp family divalent metal transporter translates to MNKDITKDEQVPSQSTTVQSAHLALSGQTKGFKRLLPFLGPAFIASVAYIDPGNFATNIAAGSQYGYLLLWVILASNLMAVLIQTLSAKLGIATGRNLPEVARENFPKPVSIGLWIQGELVIMATDLAEFIGAALGLYLLFGIPMLPAALITAVGSFIILEFQRRGFRPLEAIITGMIFIVVIAFGIQVFYAKPELSPLLSGLFTPKFQGVDSILLAAGILGATVMPHAIYLHSALTQRRVVGTNDEQKKKIFRFEFIDIIIAMVIAGAINASMLIVAAALFFKNGLHVEDLDVAFNQFSNLVGPVSAALFGIGLLSAGLSSSSVGTMSGDIIMQGFIRMHIPLYLRRFITMIPPLVIIALGVNPTYALVMSQVVLSFGIAFALVPLIMFTSNKKIMGALVNHRITTFIAWLIAALIIVLNIFLLYQTFVG, encoded by the coding sequence ATGAATAAAGATATAACAAAAGATGAACAAGTCCCTTCTCAAAGTACAACAGTTCAATCAGCCCATTTAGCGTTAAGTGGACAAACAAAAGGCTTTAAAAGACTGTTACCATTCTTAGGACCTGCTTTTATCGCATCAGTTGCTTATATTGATCCTGGGAACTTCGCTACAAATATCGCAGCTGGATCACAATATGGGTATTTATTGCTTTGGGTAATACTCGCTTCTAATTTAATGGCTGTATTAATTCAAACTTTATCAGCTAAATTAGGAATCGCTACTGGGAGAAATCTTCCTGAAGTAGCTCGCGAAAACTTCCCCAAACCAGTTTCCATCGGTTTATGGATACAAGGGGAACTCGTTATTATGGCTACAGATTTAGCTGAATTTATTGGGGCAGCACTTGGCTTATACTTACTATTTGGAATTCCGATGTTACCAGCTGCTTTAATTACAGCAGTTGGATCATTTATTATTCTTGAATTTCAACGCAGAGGCTTTCGTCCATTAGAAGCTATCATAACAGGTATGATTTTTATCGTTGTTATCGCTTTTGGTATCCAAGTCTTTTACGCAAAACCGGAATTAAGCCCTCTACTCTCAGGACTTTTCACTCCAAAATTCCAAGGTGTAGATAGCATCCTTTTAGCAGCTGGAATTTTAGGTGCGACAGTAATGCCGCACGCGATATATTTACATTCGGCCTTAACGCAGCGCCGTGTAGTCGGAACAAATGATGAACAAAAGAAAAAGATTTTCCGCTTCGAATTCATCGATATTATTATTGCAATGGTTATCGCTGGAGCAATTAATGCAAGTATGTTAATTGTAGCAGCTGCACTATTCTTTAAAAACGGCTTGCACGTTGAAGACCTTGATGTTGCTTTTAACCAGTTCAGTAATTTAGTCGGTCCTGTATCGGCTGCATTATTTGGGATTGGACTTTTATCAGCAGGTTTATCTAGTTCTTCTGTTGGTACGATGTCTGGTGATATTATTATGCAAGGATTCATTCGAATGCATATTCCGTTATACTTACGCCGATTTATAACAATGATTCCGCCTCTCGTTATTATCGCTTTAGGTGTAAATCCAACTTACGCTCTCGTTATGAGTCAAGTTGTCTTATCTTTCGGTATTGCCTTTGCATTAGTACCACTTATTATGTTTACAAGTAATAAGAAGATTATGGGTGCACTCGTCAACCATCGCATTACAACATTTATCGCGTGGTTAATCGCTGCACTTATTATCGTTTTAAATATTTTCTTACTGTATCAAACATTTGTAGGTTAA
- the panE gene encoding 2-dehydropantoate 2-reductase, with amino-acid sequence MRILVLGAGGVGGFFGGRLVEKGEDVTFLVRSKRKQQLEEKGLVIRSVNGDFSFQPKLVTKEDRTTPFDVILFSTKAYHLHEATIDLKPFVGKNTVIIPLLNGIAHLSLLQKEFGEEKVIGGLCFIETTLNDQGEIVQTSAANRLVFGEIKPQDSERIKLISKTFADTKASFVLSENIVQDMWHKYLFITVMSGVTTLMRAPIGPIRESDGGREFIRNLFEESVQIMKSMGAPVKENIAQEHMKTIDKISYDMKSSMQRDMEKGSLIEGKHLQGYLLKLAEEMSIDVPLLSVVYQNLKVYEKMIFTKEMV; translated from the coding sequence ATGCGTATTTTAGTATTAGGAGCTGGGGGCGTTGGCGGATTTTTCGGTGGCCGATTAGTAGAAAAGGGAGAAGATGTTACATTTCTCGTTCGCAGCAAAAGAAAACAGCAATTAGAAGAAAAAGGCCTTGTTATTCGTAGTGTTAATGGAGATTTTTCATTTCAACCGAAATTGGTAACGAAAGAAGATAGAACGACTCCATTTGATGTGATTTTATTTTCAACAAAAGCGTATCATTTACACGAGGCGACCATAGATTTAAAGCCGTTTGTAGGTAAAAATACTGTAATAATCCCATTGTTAAATGGTATCGCTCATTTATCACTATTACAAAAGGAATTCGGTGAAGAGAAAGTAATTGGCGGTCTATGCTTTATCGAGACGACATTAAACGATCAGGGAGAAATTGTACAAACGAGTGCTGCCAACAGACTTGTATTTGGGGAAATTAAGCCTCAAGATTCAGAGAGAATAAAGCTTATTTCTAAAACATTTGCAGATACAAAAGCTAGTTTTGTTTTAAGTGAAAATATTGTGCAAGATATGTGGCATAAATATTTATTTATCACCGTAATGTCAGGTGTGACAACATTAATGCGTGCGCCGATAGGACCGATTCGTGAGAGTGATGGAGGCCGAGAATTTATTAGGAACTTATTTGAAGAATCAGTGCAAATCATGAAATCTATGGGGGCTCCAGTTAAGGAGAATATCGCCCAGGAACATATGAAAACGATTGATAAAATTTCGTATGATATGAAGTCATCGATGCAACGGGATATGGAAAAAGGTTCGCTCATTGAAGGGAAGCATTTACAAGGATACTTATTGAAATTAGCAGAGGAAATGTCTATAGATGTGCCTTTATTAAGTGTTGTGTATCAAAATTTAAAGGTATATGAAAAAATGATTTTTACTAAAGAAATGGTATGA
- a CDS encoding pentapeptide repeat-containing protein, whose amino-acid sequence MSEFVNKEYVEIDFQDIWIKDEELKNCTFIKCRFRGIDASEVFTKNCNFIECDFTGTLFNASIHQGTTFANCRFFGANLFVSKFEECKMTGSDFEEANLDGITIISGDWSYTNLRFANLSKQMLKGIRLIEADLYECNLEKADLREADLTGAQLGKVKLSGADLRGAVVDRVDFKAFDLKNVKLDIAQAVVVARCYGAKVN is encoded by the coding sequence ATGAGTGAATTTGTAAATAAAGAATATGTAGAAATAGATTTTCAAGATATCTGGATAAAAGACGAGGAATTGAAAAATTGTACCTTCATAAAATGCCGTTTTAGAGGGATAGATGCATCAGAAGTTTTTACTAAAAATTGTAATTTCATAGAATGTGATTTTACTGGTACTCTTTTTAATGCTTCTATCCATCAAGGAACTACGTTTGCTAATTGTAGGTTTTTTGGTGCGAATTTATTTGTATCTAAGTTTGAAGAATGTAAAATGACTGGTTCGGATTTCGAAGAGGCGAATTTAGACGGAATAACAATTATATCAGGCGATTGGTCATATACGAATTTAAGGTTTGCGAACTTAAGTAAACAAATGTTAAAGGGTATTCGTTTAATTGAAGCTGACCTATATGAATGTAATTTAGAAAAAGCAGATTTGCGTGAAGCGGATTTAACGGGCGCACAATTAGGTAAGGTGAAACTTAGTGGGGCGGATTTAAGAGGAGCTGTAGTTGATAGAGTTGATTTTAAAGCTTTTGATTTAAAAAACGTGAAATTAGATATAGCGCAGGCGGTTGTAGTTGCGAGATGTTATGGAGCAAAGGTGAATTAA
- a CDS encoding alpha/beta fold hydrolase encodes MSIQENFVTALDKSEIYLRKWLLEGNPRGIVQIAHGMTEHAGVYTEFIDALLEAGYGVYAHDHKGHGKTVKREEDYGHFEPNVGWNQAVSDVIFVSEMIKEEQTCPLFLLGHSMGSFLSRRAVQFKGELYDGFLISGTGGNPGLLGSIGHKVATIEMKLRGKKTKSPMLNFLSFGNFNSHFKPNRTKFDWLSSDIHQVDKYIADPLCGFICTTSFYRELFHGVLEVNKIEEYKKTPKNLPIHIFSGDRDPVGDMGKGVKEVYENYKKCGVKDVTLRLYENGRHEMFHEVNREDVFQDLISWLDEHIV; translated from the coding sequence ATGAGCATACAGGAAAATTTCGTTACGGCATTGGATAAATCGGAAATTTACTTGCGTAAATGGTTACTAGAAGGAAATCCGCGGGGAATTGTTCAAATTGCACATGGTATGACAGAACATGCAGGTGTTTATACAGAATTTATTGATGCCTTATTAGAAGCAGGATATGGTGTTTATGCTCATGATCATAAGGGGCATGGAAAAACAGTAAAAAGAGAAGAAGACTATGGTCATTTTGAACCAAATGTAGGTTGGAATCAGGCTGTGTCTGATGTTATCTTTGTTTCGGAAATGATAAAAGAAGAGCAGACATGCCCGTTATTTTTACTTGGACATAGTATGGGTTCTTTTTTATCAAGACGTGCTGTACAATTTAAAGGTGAATTATATGATGGATTCCTTATTTCAGGAACTGGTGGAAATCCAGGGCTTTTAGGAAGTATCGGTCATAAAGTAGCGACAATTGAGATGAAACTTCGCGGAAAGAAAACGAAAAGTCCGATGCTGAACTTCTTATCTTTCGGAAACTTCAACTCACACTTTAAGCCAAATCGTACGAAATTTGATTGGTTATCTTCAGATATTCATCAAGTTGATAAGTATATTGCGGATCCGTTATGTGGATTCATTTGCACGACTAGTTTTTACCGAGAATTGTTTCATGGAGTTCTAGAAGTAAATAAAATAGAAGAATACAAGAAGACACCAAAAAATCTTCCAATACATATATTCTCTGGTGATCGTGATCCTGTTGGGGATATGGGGAAAGGTGTAAAAGAAGTATACGAAAACTATAAAAAATGTGGTGTGAAAGATGTAACACTTCGTTTATATGAAAATGGTAGACATGAAATGTTCCATGAAGTGAATAGAGAAGATGTATTTCAAGATTTGATTTCATGGTTAGATGAGCATATTGTATAA
- a CDS encoding GNAT family N-acetyltransferase, giving the protein MFPILKTNRLILRELTDEDAPSILQCFSNTDVLRHYGQKPLQNLDQVKQILTNFKLGYNARSGIKWGIELKDKKGLIGTIGFHDWSSEHKRANISYAFLPEHWGNGYATEAVSEIISYGFHTLHLKRIGAIVFLENEASNKVLLKLGFEKEGILKNYMYQDDIPYDTNFYSLLKSV; this is encoded by the coding sequence ATGTTTCCTATATTAAAAACCAACCGACTCATTTTACGAGAACTTACCGACGAAGATGCACCGAGTATATTACAGTGCTTTTCTAATACCGATGTCCTGCGCCATTATGGCCAAAAACCATTGCAAAATTTGGATCAAGTAAAACAAATCCTTACTAATTTTAAATTGGGGTACAACGCAAGAAGCGGCATTAAATGGGGAATCGAATTAAAAGACAAGAAAGGGCTCATCGGAACAATTGGTTTTCATGATTGGTCTTCCGAACATAAACGAGCAAATATAAGTTATGCCTTTTTGCCTGAACACTGGGGAAATGGATATGCTACTGAGGCAGTTTCTGAAATTATATCTTATGGCTTCCATACGCTTCATTTAAAACGTATCGGGGCAATTGTATTTCTTGAAAACGAAGCTTCAAATAAAGTGCTATTAAAATTAGGATTTGAAAAAGAAGGGATTCTAAAAAACTATATGTATCAAGATGATATCCCATATGATACGAATTTTTATTCTTTATTAAAATCCGTTTAA
- a CDS encoding YunG family protein → MDSIKIKQLYEALRKSWSIETSSKWTSESPAKGQCGVTALIVQELCGGEIIKTKIGEVWHFYNKVDGKRYDFTRTQFHETLNYMDMKSSREEAFADTNEKQYSILKEKTTKELKLSFDS, encoded by the coding sequence ATGGATAGCATAAAGATTAAACAACTATATGAAGCATTAAGAAAATCTTGGTCAATAGAAACGAGTTCTAAGTGGACGAGCGAAAGCCCAGCAAAGGGACAATGTGGTGTAACGGCCCTTATTGTCCAAGAATTGTGCGGGGGAGAGATAATAAAGACGAAGATAGGTGAAGTATGGCATTTCTACAATAAAGTAGATGGGAAAAGGTATGATTTTACTAGGACCCAATTTCATGAAACATTAAACTATATGGACATGAAGTCGAGCCGTGAAGAAGCATTTGCAGATACAAATGAAAAACAATATAGCATTTTGAAGGAAAAGACAACGAAAGAATTAAAATTATCTTTTGACTCTTAA
- a CDS encoding multidrug efflux MFS transporter, with the protein MASWKRNLMICWLGCFTTAAGMSLVIPFLSFYIEELGVTGTSSIAQWSGLAFGVTFLMGAIVSPIWGKLGDIHGRKLMLIRASLGMAIIMTLMGFVTDVYQLVALRFLMGSVSGFLSTAMTLIAAETPQEHSGWAISTISTGGVSGSLLGPILGGYLSELIGMRHVFLVTGAFLFLSFLIVFFFLHEEKHSAKEKKAQPKKVWTMVPAKHLIISLFVATFIIQLANMSIQPIITLYVKHLAGPGTDHIEMLAGAVMSATGLAVILAAPKLGRLSDHIGPQKTLVVALFAAGIIFIPQAFVTSAWQLLILRFLLGIAQAGLLPSVQTLLKQHTPTHVTGRIFGYNQSFQFLGNMIGPVLGGQIAAHAGFQYVFFSTSSLLFIACIWVYFHSKNEEVSEKRHLEVS; encoded by the coding sequence ATGGCCAGCTGGAAACGAAATTTAATGATTTGTTGGCTAGGTTGTTTTACCACTGCAGCCGGTATGAGTTTAGTAATTCCTTTTTTATCTTTTTATATTGAGGAATTAGGGGTGACCGGCACTTCTAGTATTGCACAGTGGTCGGGACTTGCATTTGGTGTGACATTTTTAATGGGTGCGATCGTATCACCAATATGGGGCAAGCTTGGTGATATACATGGTCGGAAATTGATGCTTATACGTGCGAGCCTTGGTATGGCGATAATTATGACGCTTATGGGGTTTGTGACAGATGTGTATCAATTAGTCGCACTTCGGTTTTTAATGGGATCGGTATCAGGTTTCCTTTCTACAGCGATGACACTTATTGCTGCAGAAACTCCGCAAGAACATTCAGGTTGGGCAATTTCTACAATCTCAACTGGAGGCGTGAGCGGTTCATTACTTGGGCCGATACTCGGAGGTTATTTGTCAGAGTTAATCGGAATGCGCCATGTTTTTCTAGTTACAGGAGCTTTCTTATTCCTGTCCTTTCTTATCGTCTTTTTCTTCTTACATGAGGAGAAACATTCTGCTAAAGAAAAAAAGGCACAGCCGAAAAAAGTATGGACGATGGTCCCTGCAAAACATTTAATAATAAGTTTATTTGTAGCAACGTTTATTATTCAGCTTGCAAATATGTCGATTCAACCTATTATTACGTTGTACGTAAAGCATTTGGCAGGACCAGGAACAGATCATATTGAAATGCTTGCAGGTGCAGTCATGTCTGCGACAGGATTAGCAGTTATTTTAGCAGCTCCTAAGCTAGGAAGATTATCAGATCATATTGGACCTCAAAAAACGTTAGTTGTAGCGTTGTTTGCTGCAGGAATTATTTTTATTCCACAAGCATTTGTAACCTCAGCTTGGCAACTATTAATTCTTCGCTTTTTATTAGGTATTGCACAAGCAGGACTATTACCTTCCGTACAAACTCTACTAAAACAACATACGCCAACCCATGTAACGGGACGAATATTTGGATATAATCAATCGTTTCAGTTTTTAGGAAATATGATTGGGCCAGTACTTGGTGGACAAATTGCAGCTCATGCAGGCTTCCAATATGTTTTCTTCTCTACATCATCACTATTATTTATTGCGTGCATTTGGGTTTATTTTCATAGTAAGAACGAAGAGGTATCAGAGAAACGACATTTGGAAGTTAGTTAA
- a CDS encoding rhodanese-related sulfurtransferase, protein MATTKPYRVLLYYMYTTIENPEEFAEQHLEFCKSLELKGRILVATEGINGTCSGTVEQTEKYVEAMNNDPRFAGIVFKIDEADEHAFKKMHVRPRSELVTLRLEDDINPKEITGKYLEPKDFYEAMKQEDTVIIDARNDYEFDLGHFKGAIKPDIESFRELPDWIRENKETLEGKKILTYCTGGIRCEKFSGWLVREGYEDVSQLHGGIVTYGKDPEVQGELWDGQCYVFDERIAVPVNQKEHVIVGKDHFTGEPCERYVNCANPECNKKILCSEESEAKHLRACSHECRVHPRNRYIVQHELTEEQVAATLEKIEAGK, encoded by the coding sequence TTGGCAACTACAAAACCATATAGAGTATTACTGTATTACATGTACACAACAATTGAAAACCCAGAAGAATTTGCTGAACAGCATTTAGAATTTTGTAAATCACTTGAGTTAAAAGGAAGAATTCTTGTAGCGACAGAAGGAATTAACGGAACTTGTTCTGGAACTGTTGAGCAAACAGAAAAATACGTGGAAGCGATGAATAATGATCCACGTTTTGCTGGAATCGTATTTAAAATTGATGAGGCAGATGAACATGCATTCAAGAAAATGCACGTACGTCCTCGTTCAGAGTTAGTTACACTTCGTCTAGAAGACGACATTAACCCGAAAGAAATTACTGGGAAGTATTTAGAACCAAAAGATTTTTATGAGGCAATGAAACAAGAAGATACAGTTATCATTGATGCACGAAATGATTATGAATTTGATTTAGGACACTTCAAAGGTGCGATTAAACCAGATATTGAATCATTCCGTGAATTACCAGATTGGATTAGAGAAAATAAAGAAACACTTGAGGGTAAAAAGATTTTAACGTACTGTACAGGTGGAATTCGTTGTGAGAAATTCTCAGGTTGGTTAGTTCGTGAAGGTTATGAAGATGTAAGCCAGCTTCATGGCGGAATTGTAACGTACGGAAAAGATCCAGAAGTACAAGGTGAACTTTGGGATGGTCAATGTTACGTATTTGATGAGCGTATCGCTGTACCAGTAAACCAAAAAGAACATGTTATCGTTGGTAAAGATCACTTTACAGGTGAACCTTGTGAGCGCTATGTAAACTGTGCAAACCCTGAATGTAACAAGAAAATTTTATGTTCTGAAGAAAGTGAAGCAAAACATTTACGTGCATGTTCTCATGAATGTCGTGTACACCCACGTAATCGTTATATCGTGCAACACGAATTAACAGAAGAGCAAGTAGCTGCTACATTAGAAAAAATCGAAGCAGGTAAGTAA
- a CDS encoding peptide ABC transporter substrate-binding protein, with the protein MKRKKSHLIVMALVTTLLLAACNNKANKSDTEAKKQVLNVTVSEEIPSLDTTKTMDGTSAHVMQNIFEGLYVLDDQDQPIPAVAKSFERSEDGKKYTFDLRKDAKWSNGDSVTANDFMFAWRRAVSHETASQYAYMLFYVKNAKEINKGTMPLDELGVKVINDYKLEVELEQPIPYFLQLLALPIYLPQHESFLKEQGENYALEPSNLIYNGPFVLEKWKHEQEFQLKKNDIYWDKKKVKLEEINFQIVKDTVTAVNLYEAGDLDRVPINSQFVDKYKGNKQLHMSSDPGIAMLRFNEKNNALANKKVRQSISLALNKKDFVAHFINNGAKPASGLVPVGHVNEETGKDFRKENGDLSPYDLQNAKKIWEEAKKEVGVEQIKLEFLTFEQDNAKRMAEYIKGDLEKNLHGLTIQIKQQPFKQKLQLEQTGDYDISMVNWGPDYKDPISYLELFTTSNPNNKMNYSNPHYDELIKKAKNDLILDQKKRWKALREAEQVILEDAAVAPLYHIGSAYVQKDYVKGIEKHQFGGVYTYKNAYIDNK; encoded by the coding sequence ATGAAGCGAAAAAAGAGCCATTTAATAGTAATGGCACTTGTTACAACTTTATTATTAGCAGCTTGTAATAATAAAGCGAATAAAAGTGACACAGAGGCAAAAAAACAAGTATTAAATGTAACGGTATCAGAAGAAATTCCTTCTCTTGATACTACAAAAACGATGGATGGTACATCAGCGCACGTTATGCAAAACATATTTGAAGGGTTATATGTATTAGATGATCAAGATCAGCCTATTCCAGCAGTAGCAAAATCGTTTGAAAGAAGTGAAGATGGTAAAAAATATACATTTGATTTGCGTAAAGATGCAAAATGGTCAAATGGAGACAGTGTAACAGCCAATGATTTTATGTTTGCGTGGAGACGGGCGGTAAGTCATGAAACAGCGTCTCAATATGCGTATATGCTCTTTTACGTGAAAAATGCGAAAGAGATAAATAAGGGAACAATGCCTCTTGATGAACTTGGGGTTAAAGTTATAAATGATTATAAGTTAGAAGTGGAACTAGAACAGCCAATTCCGTATTTTTTACAGTTGTTAGCGTTACCTATATACTTACCACAGCACGAATCATTTTTAAAAGAACAAGGAGAGAATTATGCATTGGAACCTAGTAATCTCATATATAACGGTCCATTTGTATTAGAGAAGTGGAAGCATGAACAAGAATTTCAATTAAAGAAAAATGATATATATTGGGATAAAAAGAAAGTGAAATTAGAAGAAATAAACTTTCAAATTGTGAAGGATACAGTGACAGCAGTAAATTTATATGAAGCTGGCGATTTGGATCGAGTACCAATTAATTCTCAATTTGTAGACAAGTATAAAGGGAATAAGCAATTGCATATGTCGAGCGATCCTGGAATTGCTATGCTACGTTTTAATGAAAAAAATAATGCGTTAGCAAATAAGAAAGTACGTCAATCTATTTCATTAGCGTTAAATAAGAAGGATTTTGTTGCTCACTTTATTAATAACGGGGCAAAACCTGCAAGTGGACTTGTACCAGTTGGTCACGTAAATGAAGAGACTGGTAAAGATTTTAGAAAAGAAAATGGAGATCTTTCTCCATATGATTTGCAAAATGCGAAAAAGATTTGGGAAGAAGCGAAAAAAGAAGTTGGAGTAGAACAAATAAAACTCGAGTTTTTAACGTTTGAACAAGATAACGCAAAACGTATGGCGGAATATATAAAAGGTGACTTAGAGAAGAATTTGCATGGATTAACGATACAAATTAAACAACAGCCATTTAAGCAAAAATTACAATTAGAACAAACAGGTGATTACGATATATCTATGGTAAATTGGGGACCAGATTATAAAGATCCAATTAGTTATTTAGAGCTATTTACGACAAGTAATCCAAATAATAAAATGAATTATTCTAATCCTCATTACGATGAGCTAATAAAAAAAGCTAAAAATGATCTTATACTAGATCAAAAGAAAAGATGGAAAGCGTTGCGAGAAGCTGAGCAGGTCATATTAGAGGACGCTGCGGTAGCACCGCTTTATCATATTGGTTCCGCTTATGTACAAAAGGATTATGTAAAAGGAATTGAAAAGCATCAATTTGGTGGCGTTTATACTTATAAGAATGCTTATATCGATAATAAGTAA
- a CDS encoding DODA-type extradiol aromatic ring-opening family dioxygenase codes for MMPSLFLAHGSPMLAIQDTDYTRFLKTLGATYKPKAIVIFTAHWESEVLTISSSDEVYETIYDFGGFPPELYEIKYHAKGSSSIASMLETKFKNKGIPVHHNMTRGLDHGSWTLLHRMYPEANIPVVQISVNPFLPAKEQFEIGEALKGLGQEDILVIGSGVTVHNLRALKWNETTPEQWAIEFDDWIINHMHTSDKDALFNWERNAPHAQLAVPRAEHFVPLFIAMGSGENDGTVIHRGYELGTLSYLCLQF; via the coding sequence ATGATGCCCTCACTATTTTTAGCACATGGATCACCTATGCTTGCTATTCAAGATACAGACTATACACGCTTTTTAAAGACACTTGGAGCAACATATAAACCGAAAGCTATTGTTATTTTTACCGCTCACTGGGAAAGTGAAGTATTAACGATCTCCTCTTCAGATGAAGTATATGAAACAATTTATGACTTTGGAGGTTTTCCTCCTGAGTTATACGAAATCAAATATCATGCGAAAGGCTCTTCTAGCATTGCGTCTATGCTAGAAACAAAATTTAAAAACAAAGGCATTCCAGTCCATCATAATATGACGAGAGGTTTAGATCATGGCTCATGGACACTCCTGCATCGTATGTACCCAGAAGCCAATATTCCTGTCGTACAAATATCAGTAAATCCATTCCTTCCTGCAAAAGAACAATTTGAAATTGGAGAAGCACTAAAAGGACTTGGACAAGAAGATATTTTAGTAATCGGCAGCGGAGTTACTGTTCATAATTTACGAGCATTAAAATGGAATGAAACAACTCCGGAACAATGGGCGATTGAATTTGATGATTGGATTATAAATCATATGCATACTAGCGATAAAGATGCATTGTTTAACTGGGAAAGAAATGCTCCTCATGCACAATTAGCTGTACCAAGAGCGGAACATTTTGTTCCTCTATTTATCGCGATGGGTAGTGGTGAGAACGACGGTACGGTCATTCACCGTGGCTACGAGCTTGGTACATTAAGTTATCTTTGCCTTCAATTTTAA
- a CDS encoding bifunctional S-methyl-5'-thioadenosine deaminase/S-adenosylhomocysteine deaminase, protein MKGEILLKTTYVNATIATMNEQNEVIENGYIIVENDQIIDINSGEFANDFEVDEVIDMKGKWVLPGLVNTHTHVVMSLLRGIGDDMLLQPWLETRIWPLESQFTPELAVASTELGLLEMVKSGTTSFSDMFNPIGVDQDAIMETVSRSGMRAAVSRTLFSFGTKDDEKKAIEEAEKYVKRYYNESGMLTTMVAPHSPYTCSTELLEECARIAVENQTMVHIHLSETEREVRDIEAQYGKRPVEYAASCGLFKRPTVIAHGVVLNENERAFLAEHDVRVAHNPNSNLKLGSGIANVKAMLEAGIKVGIATDSVASNNNLDMFEEMRIATLLQKGIHQDATALPVETALTLATKGAAEVIGMKQTGSLEVGKCADFITIDPSNKPHLQPADEVLSHLVYAASGKDISDVIINGKRVVWNGECKTLDEERIIFEASRYKRGLQR, encoded by the coding sequence TTGAAAGGGGAAATACTTTTGAAAACAACTTATGTAAACGCTACAATTGCAACGATGAATGAACAAAATGAAGTGATAGAAAATGGATATATCATTGTAGAAAATGATCAAATTATAGATATAAATAGCGGAGAATTCGCTAACGATTTTGAAGTAGATGAAGTAATTGACATGAAAGGAAAGTGGGTTTTACCAGGGCTTGTCAATACACATACACATGTTGTTATGAGCCTTTTGAGAGGTATCGGAGATGATATGTTATTGCAGCCATGGCTTGAGACGAGAATTTGGCCACTTGAAAGTCAGTTTACGCCAGAGCTTGCGGTCGCTAGCACGGAATTAGGATTACTTGAAATGGTGAAAAGTGGTACAACATCATTCTCTGATATGTTTAATCCTATTGGAGTAGACCAAGATGCAATTATGGAAACGGTATCAAGGAGTGGAATGCGTGCTGCTGTTTCAAGAACTTTATTTAGCTTCGGAACGAAAGACGATGAAAAGAAAGCAATTGAAGAAGCTGAGAAATATGTGAAGCGTTACTATAACGAAAGTGGTATGTTAACTACGATGGTTGCACCACATAGTCCATATACATGTTCCACAGAACTGTTAGAAGAGTGTGCTCGTATTGCAGTAGAAAATCAAACGATGGTTCATATTCATCTTTCTGAAACAGAGCGTGAAGTACGTGATATTGAAGCACAGTATGGGAAGCGTCCAGTAGAATATGCAGCAAGTTGCGGATTGTTTAAACGCCCAACAGTTATTGCACACGGTGTAGTATTAAATGAAAATGAGCGTGCATTTTTAGCAGAACATGATGTTCGAGTAGCTCATAACCCAAATAGTAATTTAAAACTAGGTTCTGGTATAGCGAATGTAAAAGCGATGCTAGAAGCAGGAATAAAAGTAGGAATTGCAACAGATAGTGTGGCGTCTAACAACAATTTAGATATGTTTGAAGAAATGCGCATTGCAACATTATTACAAAAAGGTATTCATCAAGATGCAACAGCGTTACCAGTTGAAACAGCTCTTACACTTGCGACTAAAGGAGCTGCTGAAGTAATCGGGATGAAACAAACGGGCTCACTTGAGGTTGGAAAGTGTGCTGATTTTATTACGATTGACCCATCTAATAAGCCGCATTTACAACCGGCAGATGAAGTGTTATCACATCTTGTGTATGCAGCTAGTGGAAAAGATATAAGCGATGTAATTATTAATGGTAAACGTGTCGTTTGGAATGGTGAATGTAAAACATTAGATGAAGAGCGTATTATATTTGAAGCAAGTCGTTATAAACGAGGTTTACAAAGATAG